A single window of Taeniopygia guttata chromosome 1, bTaeGut7.mat, whole genome shotgun sequence DNA harbors:
- the LOC115496885 gene encoding uncharacterized protein has protein sequence MRIMIIVHLEFQNYVLAILSKEQNLFGDEEIDDDDGDDDDDEEEEEEEEEEEVEEVEEVEGKEETEGDETKEGTEKEEKEEKHEKEKDRKSPEGETSSSSSTVETGETEETTQKETIVQQEKENPDNHTVNNSSENTDDQKTGGIVGRKKFSLFKRKPLTSQKNVCSRNEDSSEKPLQSEDKEKEDLTGEGSKDENQNHTLENSSETVTNQDRRMKVNTCILL, from the exons ATGAGGATCATGATCATTGTACACCTCGAGTTTCAAAATTATGTTTTGGCAATTTTGTCCAAGGAACAAAACTTGTTTGGAGATGAAGAAatagatgatgatgatggtgatgatgatgatgatgaggaggaggaggaagaagaagaagaagaagaagtaGAAGAAGTAGAAGAagtagaaggaaaagaagaaacagaaggagatgaaacaaaagaaggaacagaaaaagaagaaaaagaggaaaaacatgaaaaagagaaggatCGTAAATCACCTGAGGGAGAGACAAGCAGTAGTAGTAGCACTGTGGAAACTGGAGAG ACAGAGGAGACTACTCAGAAAGAGACCATCGTTCAGCAGG AGAAGGAAAACCCTGACAATCACACTGTGAACAATTCTTCAGAGAACACTGATGACCAAAAAACTGGAGGAAttgtggggagaaaaaag TTTTCCCTGTTCAAGCGAAAGCCACTGACAAGCCAGAAGAATGTATGTAGCAGAAATGAAGACAGCTCTGAAAAGCCATTGCAGAGTgaagacaaagaaaaggaagatttaACTGGTGAAGGCAGTAAGGATGAAAATCAGAATCATACACTGGAGAATTCCAGTGAAACTGTGACTAACCAGGACAGAAGGATGAAAGTTAATACATGTATATTGCTGTAA